From the Tigriopus californicus strain San Diego chromosome 4, Tcal_SD_v2.1, whole genome shotgun sequence genome, the window GAGCTGCCAGCAAGCCAGCGGTCGTACTGGGCATTCCTGTCCTGGTCGACAATCCAAAACTTCTCATCAGAGATAACAGGGTCAACAAAAGGCCCAACTTTGGCAAGGCCTAGCTCGGCAACCAGAGATCCTTGGTGAGTGAAAGCAACATCCCTTGAGAGGAAATTCTATTACATATTTCTTTGATAGATAAAAAGCTGTTTTTACACCTCCAAATAGTTCTTGAGCAATTTGCGCATATTTGACATCAACTCAATGTACTAAAACGTACTGTATTGAACAAATAGCTATTTGTGTGGTCAAGACCCCCCAAAATGCCAAAGTAATGTTGTGTTATTCAATgttctttcaattcaaaaaaatatgtcgTGGAAATTTAATCATTGCATTCCCAATTCTGTATAAGTGTTGAGGAAGGTCAACACCCAATTTATTTCTACTTCCAACCAAGGTTTCCACGATGATCCGAGTTGTCGTCAACAaatcttctcctcctcctcattaACCATAGAATGCAGTACACCAGTCCCTGACAAAACCAGTTCATTTAGTGGGTGAAATTCTTGAGCAGTCAGAATGCTGGATACGTTTGTTGTTGATCGACTCACGTCAGATCGGCTCAAAGGAAGCGCTAACTTAACCCATGAAAGTTTCCTCCTAAGGATTAAGAGCgaaaccaaccaacaaatgATGACAACGCGTCCAATGTGTCCCACAAATTCAGCTAGGGTAGGGGTAAGACCGAGTGCGCACTTTCCCCCAATTCCCCAACCAAACTGGCTATGGCGTAGTTCTCATTCATTACTCGTTGACCCCTGGCACAAAGCGAAGTTGAGAAACTGATGATCCGAATTTCAACAACGAACAGCGGAGAGTCTGATAGCTTCTTGAGGTTCAGAGATCACACAAACAGTCGGTCATGTGCTCTCGTTGGAACGACTAGCTCGATTTAGTGCTAAGTGAGGGGTTGAAATCAAGTTCATTTTGGGTGACTTTGAGCATCAAGTATGGCTGACTCAGACTCGTCGAGTCCACGTGTGGAATATGGATCTCGAGGAGGAGTCAATGGCGAAGAGAGGAAAATGGAACCCCCACGAGATCCATATAATATGGTGTATATCATATTCTACTGGCTGGGCATGGGCTCGTTACTTCCGTGGAACTTTTTCATCTCTGGTAAGGTCAATTTACAATGGACATTACAAAACATGTGCACATTTTGCATGATGAGATTAGGTggttgattggaattggaatgtTCGTGCTCTTCGACCCTGCGTAATAAGATTGGTTGGCTTTGGCGGCTGGCGTACAGTGTTCATCGTCTGAGGTCAACTAGATAAGTAACTCGAAACAATCATTCCTattctttggcatttttgcTAAGATTATACCATAACTTCTCCACAAACAGCAGAATGAACTGATTAGCGAATCATACTGTAACCAAAGTTTGGCTCACGCACTTTTTTTGGaataaatatttcatcatCTATCTATTTTTCCTATATACTATTTGCTTATCCGCTCTTCAATATTACCACACGCATTGAGCTAGTTCAATGCAGTGAACCATTGGCAGCAcattttacattcattttcaaacttttatcCAAAGACTGATTGAGTCTCaattcaaatgtcatttttgtttttacacCTCAATTGTGTTACTGGAGTCACTGAtaataaaattttgaaatatcttaCCGAAAGCGACCCAAACGCTCTCACTTAAAAATATCGTAGAATTTTACCGACTTAGATGGAGCTCGTCGTAGGTTAGAGGCTGTGGAGGCCTAATGAAGTGACATGTGCATTACTTTCTCTTTGGTTGTGTGTTCGAATAAACAACTACTTGGTGTTTGAAATTGCCCTTAACGCTTTACCTCGCCCTTGAATGCCAAATCCATAAACTGTCGTTTTTTCCGGCCATCTTGTAAACAGCAATATAATAACTATCGAAAAAATAACCACCCAAGTGCTTAATTGAGAACAGTCTTGGCATTCACTGACCCAAAAAAAGTATACAGCCCTCGAATTTGATTCTCGATCAACTAATGCTACTTACCAATAAGCGTCTAAAGAGTTATTTCGCCTCTACGGTTCAAAAAAACTAGGACAAGATACGCCTGATGGCCGAACCTatgaaaaaatcccaaaatttTCAAGCCTTGTGCAATTTTAAGTAAGAAAAATCGCTGCAATAAGCAAAATACTTGGCGCTTCCGTTGTGCTTTGGGCCAAGGCTCTCTGATAGTACGGTGTTACTTCAATTTGCTCTCTTCTCGGTTGGGTCTATATCATATGTTTTAGCATTgcgtttttgaaattttgtgtcTTCAGAATTTAAAGCAAGGcacaaaaaggtgaaaagtttTAAACGTATTGATGATCCAACtaccgttaccgttacttaATCCACGTTCCTTCTCTTTAGTGACTGGTTATTGGATGTACAAATTCCGGGATGTGACCGATGTGGAGCCCCACCATCATGCTTCCAACTTCACCCGGGCCCATGGAAACGAAACCAACCCCCTATCACCCCTGCAACTGAAATGGAATTCGTATCTCTCAATTGCGGCCGTCATTCCCAATGTGATCTTTGTTCTCCTGAACGCCATTTTGGGGCATCGATTCCGAACTCAACCGAGAATTATGTTCGCCATTGTGACTATCATGATCACGTTCATATTCACCGATGCCCTCACTGTGGTCGACACGGATCCTTGGCAACACGAATTTCTCATCCTCACGTTGATCATGGTGGTCATAATCAACATCATGGTAGCTATATTCCAGGTAAAATAGTAGCACCTTTCAATCACGTCTTAATACCcagaagttttgaaatttattcTATTTTGTTTTAGGGTGGTCTGGCCGGTCTGGCAGCCCAATTTCCCCCGGAGTACATGGGTTCCGTTTGCCAAGGGCAAGCGTTAGGCGGGATTTTTGCCTCAGGAACCAATGTTTTGACCCTTGTCTTGGGAAGTAACGGCGAGGAGTCAGCGTTGTGGTGTTTTTTGGTCACGATCATATTCCTGGGCACGTCCTTTGCCgcattcattgttcttacACGCACGGCATTTTTCAAGGTAGTCCTCCCAGCTGACACGATTTTCCGATTTTCCGTTTAATAGCATTAATGAAGCCAAGATGTAAGAATACCTTTTTATCCTCTTTTAGTTTTATGTCAAAGATGGCCCTCAGAGTGAATCCGATGAAAGCACCCCACTGATAACTCCAGATCATATGGATGTCCGAGAAGCTACCACGAGAGTTTGTGTCATCCATGTTTTCAAGCAGATCTGGGTCTGGACTTTGGCCGTATTCCTTTCGTTTGCCGCAACCCTGAGTGTTTTCCCTGCCGTAACGGCCCTGACACTGAGCACAGGATACAATGACGTGAGTGCCAACCCGTTTTGTACGTTTCCGGCATTTACTTTTAACTTGTTTCAACTTCAACCATAGGGAGGTCGTTGGAGTACGGAATACTTCATACCAGTCACCTGCTTTGTATTTTTCAACGTGGGTGATTATGTCGGCCGAATTCTGGCGGGTGTAGTCCAATGGCCCAAGGCAACCCAATCGGGTAGTTGGTCTGTGATGTGCATGTCTTTGGCCAGAATGGCTTTCATCCCATTGTTCCTCTTCTGCAATGCCAGTCCGTCCAATCGCGTTTATACACCGGTAAGAATAATTAGACTAACATTCCGTACAGTTTGTTGCAGTAATAAGGGAATCCTTTTATTGTGATTTGCAGGTGCTCTTCCACTCAGATATTGCTTTCATCGTTTTGGTCATTCTCTTCTCCATATCCAATGGATATGTTGGCAATATTGCCATGATGTACGCGCCCAAAGTTCTGACCGATAGCCAATCTCAATCCACAGCAGCATCCATCATGGTTTCAGCCTTGGTCATTGGCCTAGGTTGTGGGTCCCTTATGAGCACAGTTTGGGTGGCCTTACTTTAGATCTGTGAAAATGATCCAGCATGGAGACTGGTGATGAGTGTTGTAACCAAGTGGGGTACCTGAAACTAGAGAAATAGCTCCGTAGTGGCatccaaattcatttttaaaagtttCCATTGAGCTTCCGACAAAATTTAGATTTCGCCAATAAAAACGAAAACATGTCGTCCATTCCAAAGTGGGTTTGTCTCTTAAGGGATGTATTACTCAATGTGAACAATCATTTaactttcttttggtttgttggCTTAAggtatttttgaaagttcGATAGGCGGAAAGTCTCACTTCTTTAAAGCCACGAAACAGGTTGGGTATCAAACATGTTACCCTTGTTTGTGAAGAAAAGCTGACCTCTTAGTATTTTGGAAGCTAGTGTTTAtaaatcatgcaaaaaagtCGATCTTGTTGAACTATAAGAACCTTTATAGTCCATTTTCTGAGgcgaaggagtgaatcttagatagAGAAGGGGTTTTACTTCAATACAAAAGTAGAACCTtatctcgatctaagattcacacctttgttttaaaaaactgggctcacTTCCTACGATTTTACGAGCTTGGAGCGAGGAAATTATTCAGGCaagtatttgatattttttaaatgaaatttgcaCCTAGGCGCCTATATTTTGCGCCTATAATGTTCATGCTTCAGGCAATGGTAGTGCtaaaagagttaaaaaaaaacctgaatgGCCCAAGCTAGCCCTACCGG encodes:
- the LOC131879547 gene encoding equilibrative nucleoside transporter 1-like, which translates into the protein MADSDSSSPRVEYGSRGGVNGEERKMEPPRDPYNMVYIIFYWLGMGSLLPWNFFISVTGYWMYKFRDVTDVEPHHHASNFTRAHGNETNPLSPLQLKWNSYLSIAAVIPNVIFVLLNAILGHRFRTQPRIMFAIVTIMITFIFTDALTVVDTDPWQHEFLILTLIMVVIINIMVAIFQGGLAGLAAQFPPEYMGSVCQGQALGGIFASGTNVLTLVLGSNGEESALWCFLVTIIFLGTSFAAFIVLTRTAFFKFYVKDGPQSESDESTPLITPDHMDVREATTRVCVIHVFKQIWVWTLAVFLSFAATLSVFPAVTALTLSTGYNDGGRWSTEYFIPVTCFVFFNVGDYVGRILAGVVQWPKATQSGSWSVMCMSLARMAFIPLFLFCNASPSNRVYTPVLFHSDIAFIVLVILFSISNGYVGNIAMMYAPKVLTDSQSQSTAASIMVSALVIGLGCGSLMSTVWVALL